A genomic window from Fibrobacterota bacterium includes:
- a CDS encoding type VI secretion system tip protein VgrG, with protein MTGIPENPEQAQQAAQAAQAAGQNAAARAQQAGQAAQAAQAAGQNAAAGAQQAAQAAQAAGQNAAARAQQAGQAAQAAQAAGQNAAAGAQQAAQAAQAAGQNAAARAQQAGQAAQAAQAAGQNAAAGAQQAGQAAQAAAQNPAQAVGGLTGGVKPGQGAASLAPKGASGAVSSSSGASSLGSRGTSGAASSSSGASSVSRSSPASSGGSSASSSGSSSGGSGGSGRADTTLYTFEVTGLSESFGVLRFSAIESISAATQISILAISTANGLAHDDMVGKEAVLRIHVNGEHCLRGVVTEFHEEPFGDKYSRYEISMRGRVDLLSYSAHNRVFQNKTIPEILKEVAKDAGLEGKLYKENFSGSYQPRELHVQYNESDLSFFHRTAHGAGIFFYEETVGEDVTFVVADDNNAFQPSEQTDEMQYRPGAGLVEENFDAIFSLRRSNALHKGGVRLTGYDYQKPGAIQKGQATGQGQGEWVRHEVDTEKPGELTKIAKFARESEMAARDRVTCSTHNPMMRAGTKFTISQQFGRGFGGDYVLIEVKHEGSQEGSLLGNGQDSHYSNTVVAQSMSLAYRPSPLATRPQVPGVLVVKSDGPDGDYAHIDDAGRYRAKFPFDEAPHKDGQMSPPVRLSQPYAGPGYGMHMPIHKGADLVLAFEDGDVDKPIAIGTLPNPSNKSPVTANNKSQSVFKTATGNTLTLDDLKDKTRVQLNSSGGRKLALEDNKDIAGALLETVNKHRLHLDDKGDTLELSVSDNTHGLTIQSKKGIATLRTKSGHFLTLDDDKKALSIQTAGGHLVKMDDDGKMITIQDGNKKNIIQLDMGGNKLILKTEGDLEITAKGSMKVKAKDISMQADSGAINMKAAAGDIKQEAMNINLKATQKIAAEATMDAGIKGLNVKMEGTVNVESKAGVQNKMTGVMTNVEASAMNTVKGAIVMIN; from the coding sequence ATGACCGGCATTCCAGAAAACCCAGAGCAAGCTCAACAAGCTGCCCAAGCGGCGCAGGCTGCAGGCCAGAACGCTGCGGCTCGCGCCCAACAAGCGGGCCAAGCTGCCCAGGCGGCACAGGCCGCCGGCCAGAACGCTGCTGCTGGCGCTCAGCAGGCTGCCCAAGCGGCGCAGGCTGCAGGCCAGAACGCCGCGGCTCGCGCTCAACAAGCGGGCCAGGCTGCCCAAGCGGCGCAGGCCGCCGGCCAGAACGCTGCTGCTGGCGCTCAGCAGGCTGCCCAAGCGGCGCAGGCTGCAGGCCAGAACGCCGCGGCTCGCGCTCAACAAGCGGGCCAGGCTGCCCAAGCGGCGCAGGCCGCCGGCCAGAACGCTGCGGCTGGCGCCCAGCAAGCTGGCCAAGCGGCGCAGGCTGCCGCTCAGAACCCGGCCCAAGCGGTCGGCGGGCTGACCGGAGGCGTCAAACCAGGACAAGGCGCCGCATCGCTTGCACCCAAGGGGGCGAGTGGTGCCGTCAGTTCATCCTCGGGAGCATCCTCGCTTGGCTCCAGAGGAACCAGCGGAGCTGCGAGCTCTTCTTCTGGTGCCTCCTCCGTTTCCCGCTCCTCCCCGGCGTCGTCGGGAGGTTCGAGTGCGTCGAGTTCAGGCTCTTCCAGCGGAGGTAGCGGGGGATCAGGGCGTGCCGACACCACGTTGTACACGTTCGAGGTCACGGGACTTTCGGAATCCTTCGGAGTTCTTCGCTTCAGTGCCATCGAAAGCATTTCCGCCGCCACCCAGATCAGCATCCTGGCGATTTCCACGGCCAACGGATTGGCGCACGACGACATGGTCGGCAAGGAGGCTGTGCTTCGGATCCATGTCAATGGCGAGCACTGCCTGCGCGGCGTGGTCACGGAATTCCACGAAGAGCCGTTCGGCGACAAGTACAGCCGTTACGAGATTTCCATGCGCGGCCGCGTGGACCTGTTGTCCTACTCGGCCCACAACCGCGTTTTCCAGAACAAGACCATCCCTGAAATCCTCAAGGAAGTCGCGAAGGATGCGGGGCTCGAAGGCAAGCTCTACAAGGAGAATTTCAGCGGCTCCTACCAGCCGCGGGAACTGCACGTCCAGTACAACGAATCGGATCTCTCGTTCTTCCATCGTACGGCCCATGGCGCGGGCATCTTCTTCTACGAGGAAACCGTCGGCGAAGACGTGACCTTCGTGGTGGCCGACGACAACAACGCCTTCCAGCCCAGCGAACAGACCGACGAAATGCAGTATCGGCCCGGCGCGGGACTGGTCGAGGAGAATTTCGACGCGATCTTTTCGCTTCGCCGTTCCAACGCGCTCCACAAGGGCGGCGTGCGTTTGACCGGATACGACTACCAGAAACCCGGAGCCATCCAGAAGGGCCAGGCCACGGGCCAGGGCCAAGGCGAGTGGGTCCGCCACGAGGTGGACACCGAAAAGCCCGGCGAGTTGACAAAAATCGCCAAGTTCGCCCGCGAATCCGAGATGGCGGCGCGCGACCGCGTGACGTGTTCCACCCACAACCCCATGATGCGGGCCGGCACCAAATTCACGATTTCCCAGCAGTTCGGACGTGGGTTCGGCGGCGATTACGTCCTGATCGAAGTCAAACACGAGGGCTCCCAGGAAGGCTCCCTCCTGGGCAACGGCCAGGATTCCCACTACAGCAATACCGTGGTGGCCCAGTCCATGTCCTTGGCCTACCGTCCTTCCCCGCTGGCCACGCGGCCCCAGGTGCCGGGCGTGTTGGTGGTGAAAAGCGACGGCCCCGACGGCGATTACGCGCACATCGACGACGCGGGCAGGTACCGGGCCAAGTTCCCCTTCGACGAAGCACCGCACAAGGACGGCCAGATGAGCCCTCCCGTGCGATTGTCCCAGCCCTACGCGGGCCCCGGATACGGCATGCACATGCCCATCCACAAGGGTGCGGACCTTGTCTTGGCGTTCGAAGACGGCGACGTGGACAAGCCGATCGCGATCGGAACCCTGCCCAATCCCTCCAACAAGAGCCCGGTCACCGCCAACAACAAGAGCCAGTCGGTCTTCAAGACCGCGACGGGCAATACGCTCACGTTGGACGACCTCAAGGACAAGACGCGGGTCCAGCTGAACTCCTCGGGTGGACGCAAGCTCGCCCTGGAAGACAACAAGGACATCGCGGGCGCCCTCTTGGAGACGGTCAACAAGCACCGACTGCACCTGGACGACAAGGGCGACACCTTGGAATTGTCGGTTTCCGACAACACCCACGGCCTCACGATCCAGTCGAAGAAGGGCATCGCCACGCTGCGCACCAAGAGCGGACATTTCCTGACGCTCGACGACGACAAGAAGGCGCTTTCCATCCAGACCGCCGGCGGACATCTCGTGAAGATGGACGACGACGGCAAGATGATCACCATCCAGGATGGCAACAAGAAGAACATCATCCAACTGGACATGGGCGGCAACAAGCTGATCCTCAAGACCGAGGGCGACCTGGAGATCACCGCCAAGGGTTCCATGAAGGTCAAGGCCAAGGACATCTCGATGCAGGCCGATTCGGGCGCCATCAACATGAAGGCGGCCGCGGGCGACATCAAGCAGGAGGCCATGAACATCAACCTCAAGGCGACCCAGAAGATCGCCGCCGAGGCCACCATGGACGCGGGCATCAAGGGATTGAACGTCAAGATGGAAGGCACGGTCAACGTGGAATCCAAGGCGGGCGTCCAGAACAAGATGACCGGGGTCATGACCAACGTGGAAGCGAGTGCGATGAACACGGTCAAAGGCGCGATCGTCATGATCAATTGA